The following proteins are encoded in a genomic region of Flammeovirga kamogawensis:
- a CDS encoding PD-(D/E)XK nuclease-like domain-containing protein, producing the protein MNNQESLIAQQLDEYNENLYQQMNIPKVRTFEMRDKDYRNHPAISNSDLSVAKKIIEGKPITKNTKAFRKGRFIHEAILEPLKWEKTKIFIPTVEKVEVEEIANIVLNNPVFSELLSRGYWKFEQCVFWEDPVTGISCKAKMDMHLGDLIIGDLKTTRRESHEDFLKDAMTFDYDKQVAFYSTPFHAKLFLLIGVSKGKDTLGELFIEEIPQKSEWMVTGMQKVVELMKAINSDASLLKAVYEARK; encoded by the coding sequence ATGAATAATCAAGAATCATTAATAGCACAGCAGTTGGATGAATACAACGAAAATTTATACCAACAGATGAATATTCCAAAGGTGAGAACTTTTGAAATGAGAGATAAGGATTACAGGAATCATCCTGCAATTTCTAATTCTGATTTATCGGTGGCAAAGAAAATTATTGAAGGGAAACCGATCACTAAGAATACTAAAGCTTTCAGGAAAGGAAGGTTTATTCATGAAGCTATCCTGGAGCCGTTGAAATGGGAAAAGACGAAAATATTTATTCCTACGGTGGAGAAAGTTGAGGTAGAAGAGATCGCTAATATTGTTTTGAATAATCCTGTTTTTAGTGAGTTACTTTCTCGTGGGTATTGGAAGTTTGAACAGTGTGTTTTTTGGGAAGATCCAGTAACAGGAATTTCTTGTAAGGCGAAAATGGATATGCATTTGGGTGATCTAATTATAGGTGACTTGAAGACAACAAGAAGAGAAAGTCATGAAGACTTTTTAAAGGATGCAATGACGTTTGATTATGATAAGCAGGTAGCATTTTATAGCACTCCTTTTCATGCGAAGCTCTTTTTATTGATTGGTGTTTCTAAAGGGAAGGATACTTTGGGTGAACTGTTTATTGAAGAGATACCGCAAAAGAGTGAATGGATGGTTACAGGTATGCAAAAGGTTGTTGAGTTGATGAAGGCTATAAATTCTGATGCTAGTCTTTTAAAGGCGGTGTACGAGGCTAGAAAATAG
- a CDS encoding SLOG family protein — MEYRVNNNVSFKNKLIIAGTRSFKDHALLDSYTKEFTAVFNLYALNTELVSGGGKGADEIGEEFGRRYGFNVKRFLPDWSVGKKAGPMRNRQMAEYATHLICFWDGVSPGTKNMMQLAKRYNLTFWVINYKTLAIVNENRPLRFME; from the coding sequence ATGGAATATAGAGTAAATAACAACGTATCATTTAAAAATAAATTGATAATAGCAGGTACAAGAAGCTTTAAGGATCATGCTTTATTGGATAGCTATACTAAGGAATTTACAGCGGTTTTTAATCTTTATGCTTTAAATACGGAGTTGGTTTCTGGAGGAGGGAAAGGAGCTGATGAAATAGGGGAGGAATTTGGTAGAAGGTACGGTTTTAATGTGAAGCGGTTTCTTCCAGATTGGTCTGTTGGTAAAAAGGCGGGTCCTATGCGAAATCGTCAGATGGCGGAGTATGCTACGCACTTGATTTGTTTTTGGGATGGCGTAAGTCCAGGTACTAAAAATATGATGCAGTTAGCAAAGAGATACAATCTTACTTTTTGGGTAATTAATTATAAGACATTGGCGATTGTAAATGAAAATAGGCCGTTGAGGTTTATGGAATAA
- a CDS encoding AbrB/MazE/SpoVT family DNA-binding domain-containing protein has product MKVIETKIKSFGNSKGIIIPSRMIKRLGFLEDVIITEDSNGIRITNNSKDHAYLLKKKIEQLRKSKAEIFKTMNQEIRDMTKEEHDTLDNDLENFNDFDILEDNE; this is encoded by the coding sequence ATGAAGGTTATAGAGACAAAAATTAAATCATTCGGCAACAGTAAAGGAATAATTATCCCTTCTCGTATGATTAAAAGATTGGGTTTTTTAGAAGATGTAATTATTACTGAAGATTCTAATGGGATTCGCATAACTAATAACTCTAAAGATCACGCATACCTCTTAAAGAAGAAAATAGAACAGCTTAGAAAGTCTAAGGCTGAAATATTTAAGACAATGAATCAAGAGATTAGAGATATGACCAAAGAGGAACATGATACTTTAGACAATGATCTTGAAAATTTCAATGATTTTGACATACTCGAAGACAATGAATAG
- a CDS encoding type II toxin-antitoxin system PemK/MazF family toxin → MNRGEIWNVNFNPANGDEIQKTRPAIIISSDEIKGLKLKAIIPILEVRKPQSRHIKIIKSKSNGLAKDSHADTFQIKSVSTDRFVKKMGVLTEEELADIGAMAMLVLGLL, encoded by the coding sequence ATGAATAGAGGTGAAATTTGGAATGTAAACTTTAATCCTGCAAACGGAGATGAGATACAGAAAACAAGACCTGCTATAATAATTAGTAGTGATGAGATAAAAGGTTTAAAACTTAAGGCAATAATACCAATATTAGAAGTACGTAAACCTCAGTCAAGGCATATTAAAATTATTAAGTCTAAATCGAATGGTTTAGCAAAGGATAGCCATGCAGATACTTTTCAGATAAAAAGTGTGAGTACTGACCGTTTTGTTAAAAAAATGGGAGTACTTACAGAAGAAGAGTTAGCAGATATTGGAGCAATGGCTATGCTTGTATTAGGTCTACTATAG
- a CDS encoding DUF4372 domain-containing protein produces the protein MFIILALAVFARIRNNPDKQKKGFTSWTHLVSMLFCQFAKSQTIRDISNGLRSATGNLNHLGIQMSPSKSTIS, from the coding sequence ATGTTTATTATATTAGCTCTTGCCGTTTTTGCACGTATCCGGAACAACCCTGATAAACAAAAAAAAGGCTTTACAAGTTGGACTCACTTGGTCTCAATGCTTTTTTGTCAATTTGCAAAAAGTCAAACTATTCGTGATATCAGTAATGGTTTGAGGTCAGCAACTGGTAATCTTAATCATTTAGGTATACAAATGTCTCCATCTAAATCAACGATTAGTTAG
- a CDS encoding helix-turn-helix domain-containing protein, which translates to MPNTTLSATIKFTDVKTSNNYKYLADQYNGTWDGETLNVDNEVLKLHLKLFSFFDVISVELCEATTFQPITFIQMPKSDINYIYIRIGFSGSILNIKNANEFNSSGIFIYNSNQHFEIEYPKGINNRWIVIKFPQDLYYKFVTRKDFKLSQLIEDPNPWIHYLPLNSEIEGYIKTIFNHGFSEQGRKIIPFSKSLDIISVITEQLEAENPSNIQKKIHSIDLKVILSIKDQILSNIDSLPRLDDLSIEYGMSISKIHRLFKYVYKMPVLKFYNLQKVEMVRQKVQHSDESLTNIAADLGFSHVAHMSRVFKQHFGYPPSSLRKIQAYK; encoded by the coding sequence ATGCCTAATACAACTTTAAGCGCAACCATAAAATTTACAGATGTAAAAACATCTAACAATTACAAATACCTTGCTGATCAATACAATGGAACTTGGGATGGAGAAACATTAAATGTCGATAACGAGGTACTTAAACTCCATCTAAAATTATTTTCTTTTTTTGATGTAATTTCTGTGGAGTTATGTGAAGCAACTACCTTTCAGCCTATAACGTTTATTCAAATGCCAAAATCGGATATCAATTATATTTATATTCGAATAGGATTTTCAGGAAGCATACTAAACATCAAAAATGCTAATGAATTTAATAGCAGCGGTATTTTTATCTATAATTCGAATCAGCACTTTGAAATTGAATATCCTAAAGGAATTAATAACCGATGGATTGTGATCAAATTCCCTCAAGACTTATATTATAAATTTGTGACCAGAAAAGATTTTAAATTAAGCCAGCTAATTGAAGATCCGAACCCATGGATACATTACCTTCCTCTAAATAGTGAAATTGAAGGTTATATAAAAACCATTTTTAATCATGGCTTCTCCGAGCAAGGACGAAAGATTATCCCTTTTTCCAAATCCTTAGATATTATAAGTGTCATTACCGAACAATTAGAAGCAGAAAATCCTAGTAATATTCAGAAGAAAATACATTCTATAGACTTAAAGGTTATTTTATCTATAAAAGATCAGATATTGTCTAATATAGATAGTCTACCGAGATTAGATGATTTGAGTATAGAATATGGAATGAGTATCTCCAAAATTCATCGTTTATTTAAGTATGTATATAAAATGCCAGTATTAAAATTTTATAATCTTCAGAAGGTAGAAATGGTAAGGCAAAAAGTCCAGCATTCAGATGAAAGCCTTACAAATATTGCGGCAGACTTAGGCTTTAGTCATGTGGCACATATGAGCAGAGTTTTTAAACAACATTTTGGATATCCTCCTTCTTCATTACGAAAAATACAAGCTTATAAATAA